Proteins encoded by one window of Mercenaria mercenaria strain notata chromosome 4, MADL_Memer_1, whole genome shotgun sequence:
- the LOC128556274 gene encoding uncharacterized protein LOC128556274, with protein MSKMSSTTSLIRYDDELKRRLEKLSRTYDLTTMKIFIAVECLGEELVTCTYNAGRKSRWETFLQRKEACRLDLHKHEKNRSRYREFLKNVSREHQGQQFYTAMLQLMKHKGAEDMFKQITQKSTEASEQSFCGNLCRLFERKIESWWEIFEAVGVKLTGHVKVSNFVRVLAGQVDALCCKDGKTYAINIKVTGLDTPRPLDIAELAMCKILIIQNGLADPAKLKMCLLILHLTEERPILRLWEYIPTEEMERSIREADIDKVIDAGKLSQYHEFWKDNVHQIGNIGGDQIL; from the exons atgtcgaaaatgtCATCAACCACTTCGCTGATACGTTATGACGACGAGCTCAAAAGGCGTCTTGAAAAACTTTCAAGAACGTATGACCTCACTACCATGAAGATTTTCATTGCAGTAGAATGCCTAG gcgaAGAACTTGTCACCTGCACGTATAACGCAGGGAGAAAATCAAGGTGGGAAACCTTTCTGCAACGCAAGGAAGCATGTCGTCTGGATCTTCACAAGCACGAGAAGAACAGGAGTCGATACAGAGAATTCCTAAAGAACGTGTCCAGGGAGCACCAGGGACAACAGTTCTACACCGCTATGCTTCAACTGATGAAACACAAGGGAGCAGAAGACATGTTCAAACAAATCACTCAGAAATCTACAGAAGCCAGTGAACAATCATTTTGTGGAAATCTCTGCCGgctgtttgaaagaaagatcgaATCTTGGTGGGAGATTTTTGAAGCCGTGGGCGTAAAACTCACAGGTCATGTGAAAGTTTCAAACTTTGTCCGAGTGCTTGCCGGCCAGGTTGATGCACTCTGTTGCAAAGATGGTAAAACTTACGCTATCAATATAAAAGTTACAGGACTAGATACACCAAGACCATTAGATATTGCTGAACTGGCAATGTGTAAAATACTGATCATACAAAACGGTCTGGCAGATCCAGCAaaattgaaaatgtgtttgttgatTCTGCACTTGACGGAAGAGAGACCAATATTGCGGCTGTGGGAGTACATACCTACAGAAGAGATGGAAAGATCAATCCGGGAAGCAGATATTGACAAAGTGATTGATGCAGGTAAACTGAGTCAGTATCATGAATTCTGGAAAGACAATGTACATCAAATTGGAAATATTGGGGGTGACCAGATACTGTAA